From the genome of Macrobrachium nipponense isolate FS-2020 chromosome 43, ASM1510439v2, whole genome shotgun sequence, one region includes:
- the LOC135213718 gene encoding uncharacterized protein LOC135213718 isoform X2 yields the protein MRSARTGQRIFVREVTRTTRQQNLKYSSIKYANEVFCLITGALICLCQDCCCFCMQPYPEVQHVPSGQGYSQQQFVNGVQPIQQPLHQQLYPPQPYLTSQAQPPFSLTQQQSWPLNANEQYTHPANRVTTYGDLTRPMGISSLKEDSIVQQIRAVPQGYINPVFPEPQGRFYPQQATAPSAPALDMNPPPYEP from the exons ATGAGATCGGCGCGAACCGGACAA AGAATCTTCGTAAGAGAAGTAACACGAACAACAAGACAACAGAATCTCAAATACAGTTCAatcaaatatgcaaatgaag TATTCTGCCTCATCACGGGAGCACTCATCTGCCTGTGTCAAGATTGCTGTTGTTTCTGCATGCAACCTTATCCAGAGGTCCAACACGTTCCGTCTGGTCAGGGCTACTCACAGCAACAATTTGTCAATGGGGTGCAACCGATACAACAGCCTCTTCACCAGCAACTTTACCCTCCGCAACCTTACTTGACCTCTCAGGCTCAACCTCCCTTCAGCCTGACCCAACAGCAAA GCTGGCCACTCAACGCCAACGAACAGTACACGCATCCCGCAAATAGGGTCACGACCTACGGTGACCTAACTAGACCAATGGGCATCAGTTCCTTGAAAGAGGACTCCATCGTGCAGCAGATCAGGGCAGTCCCTCAGGGTTACATCAACCCTGTGTTTCCAGAGCCACAGGGAAGGTTTTATCCCCAGCAAGCGACGGCCCCCAGCGCACCTGCCTTGGATATGAATCCGCCACCATATGAGCCTTGA
- the LOC135213718 gene encoding uncharacterized protein LOC135213718 isoform X1, with protein MQMKDLKRLSSTRCGKGSFIVMGVGVLFLLFGIACAVGGVDEDDDGESLFVVGTAIGISFGVFCLITGALICLCQDCCCFCMQPYPEVQHVPSGQGYSQQQFVNGVQPIQQPLHQQLYPPQPYLTSQAQPPFSLTQQQSWPLNANEQYTHPANRVTTYGDLTRPMGISSLKEDSIVQQIRAVPQGYINPVFPEPQGRFYPQQATAPSAPALDMNPPPYEP; from the exons atgcaaatgaag GACTTGAAGCGACTTTCGTCCACCAGATGCGGGAAAGGATCCTTCATCGTGATGGGCGTAGGAGTCCTCTTCCTGCTGTTCGGAATCGCGTGCGCTGTCGGAGGAGTCGATGAGGATGACGACGGTGAAAGTCTGTTTGTCGTAGGAACCGCGATCGGGATTTCATTTGGAG TATTCTGCCTCATCACGGGAGCACTCATCTGCCTGTGTCAAGATTGCTGTTGTTTCTGCATGCAACCTTATCCAGAGGTCCAACACGTTCCGTCTGGTCAGGGCTACTCACAGCAACAATTTGTCAATGGGGTGCAACCGATACAACAGCCTCTTCACCAGCAACTTTACCCTCCGCAACCTTACTTGACCTCTCAGGCTCAACCTCCCTTCAGCCTGACCCAACAGCAAA GCTGGCCACTCAACGCCAACGAACAGTACACGCATCCCGCAAATAGGGTCACGACCTACGGTGACCTAACTAGACCAATGGGCATCAGTTCCTTGAAAGAGGACTCCATCGTGCAGCAGATCAGGGCAGTCCCTCAGGGTTACATCAACCCTGTGTTTCCAGAGCCACAGGGAAGGTTTTATCCCCAGCAAGCGACGGCCCCCAGCGCACCTGCCTTGGATATGAATCCGCCACCATATGAGCCTTGA